One part of the Sardina pilchardus chromosome 5, fSarPil1.1, whole genome shotgun sequence genome encodes these proteins:
- the pafah1b2 gene encoding platelet-activating factor acetylhydrolase IB subunit beta: MSGEEQNPAAVPVPVQDVQGDGRWMSQHNRFVMECKDAEPDVLFIGDSMVQLMQQYEVWRELFSPLHALNFGIGGDTTGNVLWRLQNGELDNIRPRVSVVWVGTNNHEHDAEQVAGGILTITQYLRSCLPRSKVVVLGLLPRGELPNPLREKNAMVNSLLRSTLDRVGPVQFLDMSAAFVHSDGAIAARDMFDYLHLTASGYGTIATPLHELLLQILEETPQERRASLV; encoded by the exons ATGAGTGGGGAGGAGCAAAACCCTGCTGCTGTGCCTGTCCCTGTACAGGATGTGCAAGGAGACGGACGGTGGATGTcccag CACAATCGCTTTGTGATGGAATGTAAGGATGCTGAACCAGACGTGCTGTTCATCGGAGACTCTATGGTTCAACTCATGCAGCAGTATGAG GTGTGGCGGgagcttttctctcctcttcatgcTCTTAATTTTGGCATTGGAGGGGACACCACCGGCAACGTCCTGTGGAGACTTCAGAACGGGGAACTGGACAACATCAGACCTCGG GTGTCAGTTGTGTGGGTAGGAACCAATAACCACGAGCACGATGCTGAACAGGTTGCCGGGGGGATTCTAACCATCACACAGTACCTGCGCTCATGCCTTCCGAGGTCTAAAGTCGTTGTCCTG GGTCTGCTGCCGCGGGGAGAGCTGCCCAACCCGCTGCGGGAGAAGAACGCCATGGTGAACAGCCTGCTGCGCTCGACGCTCGACCGCGTGGGGCCCGTCCAGTTCCTGGACATGAGCGCCGCCTTCGTCCACTCCGACGGCGCCATCGCCGCCAGGGACATGTTCGACTACCTGCACCTGACCGCCAGCGGCTACGGCACCATCGCCACGCCCCTACacgagctgctgctgcagataTTGGAGGAGACGCCCCAGGAGAGGCGGGCCTCCCTGGTCTGA
- the apoa1a gene encoding apolipoprotein A-I, protein MKFVALALTILLAVGSQARSLQADAPSQLEHYRAATLIYLTQVKETAMRTLDHLDGTEYEQYKQKLTESLDQLQTYAQSASETMTPYTDTFSTQLLDATRTLRESVVADVDDLRSQLEPHRVELQAVMQKHVEEYRQKLEPVFQEYAAKNRAEVDALRTQLEPLMAEMRQKVVANVEETKSKLEPMVEVVRSKLTARLEELRTMAAPYAEEYKEQLVKVAGNLREQLTPHAENLQAKAAPMFEDLKTKVMSLYETLAAALKA, encoded by the exons ATGAAATTCGTGGCCCTTGCACTGACCATTCTCCTGGCCGTCG GCTCCCAGGCCCGCTCCCTGCAGGCCGATGCTCCCTCCCAGCTGGAGCACTACAGGGCCGCCACCCTGATCTACCTGACCCAGGTCAAGGAGACCGCCATGCGGACCCTGGACCACCTGGACGGCACAGAGTACGAGCAGTACAA GCAGAAGCTGACCGAGAGCCTGGACCAGCTCCAGACCTACGCCCAGTCTGCCTCTGAGACCATGACCCCTTACACCGACACCTTCTCCACCCAGCTCCTGGACGCCACCCGCACCCTCCGCGAGAGCGTGGTCGCCGACGTCGATGACCTCCGCAGCCAGCTGGAGCCCCACCGCGTGGAGCTGCAGGCCGTCATGCAGAAGCACGTCGAAGAGTACCGCCAGAAGCTGGAGCCCGTCTTCCAGGAGTACGCCGCCAAGAACCGCGCCGAGGTCGACGCCCTGCGCACGCAGCTGGAGCCCCTGATGGCGGAGATGCGCCAGAAGGTGGTCGCCAACGTGGAGGAGACCAAGTCCAAGCTGGAGCCCATGGTGGAGGTCGTCCGCTCCAAGCTGACCGCCCGCCTGGAGGAGCTCCGCACCATGGCCGCCCCCTACGCCGAGGAGTACAAGGAGCAGCTGGTCAAGGTCGCTGGAAACCTGCGCGAGCAGCTCACCCCCCACGCCGAGAACCTGCAGGCCAAGGCCGCGCCCATGTTCGAAGACCTCAAGACCAAGGTCATGAGCCTCTACGAGACCCTGGCCGCCGCCCTCAAGGCCTAA